A window from Anser cygnoides isolate HZ-2024a breed goose chromosome 1, Taihu_goose_T2T_genome, whole genome shotgun sequence encodes these proteins:
- the LOC136789870 gene encoding uncharacterized protein: MATVSLIRPEPRAAHSLSGEQLCQEAAAPLGARWSSRSEDLERTMEQQNKDHSQPAEGQQSVQEQRQFLLQMEKLQVTKTLPHSGVRQEERIRLPAVPPFPRQAATQAAAAKQVPGAQTSSSERVTCKLPPLQATASSSSVGGRAKALGTEAYSHQELLPPLPCISGERDKAVRAESRERGPHSPVAPDEDMEYTVRSFVSTVIRNALACNEGANSKARLSPSGRRPGTKGYRTPSLTTAVPQNGKKKSQHSPKSSPAAPAEEMEDPVKVFVSTAISNAVARNQGAMSEARLSPLDRRPRSEGRITPPLLTAVPQNWKKSQHRAKNSPAASAEDMEHPVKAFVSSVISKAIACNEGAMREAELPPLCRGPRSKGHRTPPLLTAAPQDLKESRQAAPHCPTDSFTALRDTAQSLVSEVLAKTMAESWEHGQRPAELEDLAHMGCTATSTRAVQVQTDMDSRWTTALPGRHHQARSGKAAAGRAPAPASPDGAEKQGQQRQIHIKPRQGSGKDEKSQGRGRKESGPVGSDEEEEIVIFNSWINPRFPSLFQDPQAFPQEEGSSARSADREAAAQEAEPPTSASLGSLDTEPSPACLAERHGTPLTATQPSESRPASCPSAPAFEDKGYRAPPQTRGEEIVIFNSWINPRFPSLFQDPQAFPQEEGSSASSVDREAAAEAAEPPTSASLGSLEPTDTAPSAAPLAEGPGEERHSTPLGTATVPAESRPASPPSAPALEDEGNRAPPLTCRVPESKPSACPTPIEHSTAVMSCAML, translated from the exons ATGGCAACGGTGTCCCTTATAAGGCCCGAGCCCCGGGCTGCCCACTCACtctcaggagagcagctctgccaggaggcagcagctcccctgggtGCCCGTTGGAGTTCTCGGTCAGAGGACCTGGAGCGTACCATGGAGCAGCAGAATAAGGATCACTCCCAGCCCGCTGAAGGGCAGCAGAGCGTACAGGAGCAGCGCCAG TTTCTCTTGCAGATGGAGAAGCTGCAAGTCACGAAGACACTGCCACACAGTGGGGTGCGGCAGGAAGAGAGAATCCGTCTGCCAGCCGTGCCGCCTTTCCCAAGGCAGGCAGCGactcaggcagcagcagccaagcaagTGCCTGGAGCACAGACGTCGTCATCTGAAAGGGTCACTTGCAAGCTGCCCCCTCTACAAGCAACAGCCTCTTCATCTTCAGTTGGAGGAAGGGCAAAGGCATTGGGCACAGAGGCCTACAGCCACCAAGAGCTTCTGCCACCTCTTCCGTGCATCTCTGGTGAGAGGGACAaggcagtgagggcagagagccGGGAACGTGGCCCACACAGCCCTGTGGCCCCTGACGAGGACATGGAGTACACAGTACGGTCCTTCGTCTCCACAGTCATAAGAAACGCTCTAGCCTGCAACGAGGGAGCCAACAGCAAGGCAAGGCTTTCTCCCTCAGGCAGACGTCCCGGGACCAAAGGCTACAGAACACCATCTCTCACCACAGCAGTGCCCcaaaatgggaagaagaagagtCAGCACTCGCccaaaagcagccctgcagcccctgccgaAGAAATGGAAGACCCAGTAAAGGTCTTTGTCTCCACTGCCATTAGCAACGCCGTAGCCCGGAACCAGGGAGCCATGAGCGAGGCAAGGCTTTCTCCTTTGGACAGACGTCCCAGGAGCGAAGGCCGCATAACACCACCACTCCTCACAGCAGTGCCGCAGAATTGGAAGAAGAGTCAGCACCGtgccaaaaacagccctgcagcctctgccgAGGACATGGAACACCCAGTAAAGGCCTTCGTCTCCAGTGTCATTAGCAAGGCTATAGCCTGCAACGAGGGAGCCATGAGGGAGGCAGAGCTTCCTCCCTTGTGCAGAGGTCCCAGGAGCAAAGGCCACAGAACACCACCTCTCCTAACAGCAGCGCCCCAGGATTTGAAGGAGAGTCGGCAGGCTGCCCCACACTGCCCCACAGACTCTTTCACGGCACTGCGGGACACAGCACAGTCCCTTGTGTCTGAAGTCCTGGCAAAGACAATGGCTGAAAGCTGGGAACACGGCCAACGGCCTGCAGAACTGGAGGACCTGGCACACATGGGGTGCACAGCGACCTCAACAAGAGCAGTCCAGGTCCAGACAGACATGGACAGCAGGTGGaccactgctctgccagggcGCCATCACCAGGCACGTTCAGGAAAAgcggctgctggcagagcccctgCACCAGCAAGCCCAGACGGGGCTGAGAAGCAAGGGCAGCAGAGACAGATACACATCAAACCCAGGCAGGGGAGCGGCAAGGATGAGAAAAGCCAGGGCCGGGGCAGGAAGGAAAGTGGTCCTGTGGGTTcggatgaagaggaagagattgTCATCTTCAACTCCTGGATCAACCCCAGgttccccagcctcttccaggacccacaggcctttccccaggaagagggcagctcagccaggagcgcggacagggaggctgcagcacaagaagcagaaccCCCAACAAGTGCCTCACTTGGCTCACTGGACACTGAACCATCGCCTGCTTGCCTGGCAGAGAGGCACGGCACGCCTCTCACCGCAACACAACCGTCAGAGAGCAGGCCAGCAAGTTGTCCATCAGCCCCTGCTTTTGAAGACAAGGGCTACAGAGCGCCTCCCCAGACACGTGGGGAAGAGATTGTCATCTTCAACTCCTGGATCAACCCCAGgttccccagcctcttccaggacccacaggcctttccccaggaagagggcagctcagccagcagcgtggacagggaggctgcagcagaagcagcagaacccccaaCAAGCGCCTCTCTTGGCTCACTGGAACCCACGGACACTGCGCCATCAGCTGCTCCCCTGGCAGAAGGTCCAGGGGAAGAGAGGCACAGCACGCCTCTCGGTACTGCAACAGTACCGGCGGAGAGCAGGCCGGCAAGTCCTCCATCAGCCCCTGCTTTGGAAGACGAGGGGAACAGAGCGCCTCCCCTGACATGCCGGGTTCCAGAGTCAAAGCCATCAGCCTGTCCCACTCCCAtcgagcacagcactgcagtgatg
- the LOC136789900 gene encoding sialidase-like, which translates to MATVSLIRPEPRAAHSLSGEQLCQEAAAPLGARWSSRSEDLERTMEQQNKDHSQPAEGQQSVQEQRQFLLQMEKLQVTKTLPHSGVRQEERIRLPAVPPFPRQAATQAAAAKQVPAAQTSSSERVTCKLPPLQATASASSAAGRAKALGTEAHSHQELLPPLPCISGERDKAVRAESRERGPHSPVAPDEDMEYTVRSFVSTVIRNALACNEGANSKARLSPSGRRPGTKGYRTPSLTTAVPQNGKKKSQHSPKSSPAAPAEEMEDPVKVFVSTAISNAVARNQGAMSEARLSPLDRRPRSEGRITPPLLTAVPQNWKKSQHRAKNSPAASAEDMEHPVKAFVSSVISKAIACNEGAMREAELPPLCRGPRSKGHRTPPLLTAAPQDLKESRQAAPHCPTDSFTALRDTAQSLVSEVLAKTMAESWEHGQRPAELEDLAHMGCTATSTRAVQVQTDMDSRWTTALPGRHHQARSGKAAAGRAPAPASPDGAEKQGQQRQIHIKPRQGSGKDEKSQGRGRKESGPVGSDEEEEIVIFNSWINPRFPSLFQDPQAFPQEEGSSARSADREAAAQEAEPPTSASLGSLDTETSPACLAERHGTPLTATQPSESRPASCPSAPAFEDKGYRAPPQTRGEEIVIFNSWINPRFPSLFQDPQAFPQEEGSSASSVDREAAAEAAEPPTSASLGSLEPTDTAPSAAPLAEGPGEERHSTPLGTATVPAESRPASPPSAPALEDEGNRAPPLTCRVPESKPSACPTPIEHSTAVMSCAML; encoded by the exons ATGGCAACGGTGTCCCTTATAAGGCCCGAGCCCCGGGCTGCCCACTCACtctcaggagagcagctctgccaggaggcagcagctcccctgggtGCCCGTTGGAGTTCTCGGTCAGAGGACCTGGAGCGTACCATGGAGCAGCAGAATAAGGATCACTCCCAGCCCGCTGAAGGGCAGCAGAGCGTACAGGAGCAGCGCCAG TTTCTCTTGCAGATGGAGAAGCTGCAAGTCACGAAGACACTGCCACACAGTGGGGTGCGGCAGGAAGAGAGAATCCGTCTGCCAGCCGTGCCGCCTTTCCCAAGGCAGGCAGCGactcaggcagcagcagccaagcaagtgcctgcagcacagacatCGTCATCTGAAAGGGTCACTTGCAAGCTGCCCCCTCTACAAGCAACAGCCTCTGCATcttcagctgcaggaagggcaaAGGCGTTGGGCACAGAGGCCCACAGCCACCAAGAGCTTCTGCCACCTCTTCCGTGCATCTCTGGTGAGAGGGACAaggcagtgagggcagagagccGGGAACGTGGCCCACACAGCCCTGTGGCCCCTGACGAGGACATGGAGTACACAGTACGGTCCTTCGTCTCCACAGTCATAAGAAACGCTCTAGCCTGCAACGAGGGAGCCAACAGCAAGGCAAGGCTTTCTCCCTCAGGCAGACGTCCCGGGACCAAAGGCTACAGAACACCATCTCTCACCACAGCAGTGCCCcaaaatgggaagaagaagagtCAGCACTCGCccaaaagcagccctgcagcccctgccgaAGAAATGGAAGACCCAGTAAAGGTCTTTGTCTCCACTGCCATTAGCAACGCCGTAGCCCGGAACCAGGGAGCCATGAGCGAGGCAAGGCTTTCTCCTTTGGACAGACGTCCCAGGAGCGAAGGCCGCATAACACCACCACTCCTCACAGCAGTGCCGCAGAATTGGAAGAAGAGTCAGCACCGtgccaaaaacagccctgcagcctctgccgAGGACATGGAACACCCAGTAAAGGCCTTCGTCTCCAGTGTCATTAGCAAGGCTATAGCCTGCAACGAGGGAGCCATGAGGGAGGCAGAGCTTCCTCCCTTGTGCAGAGGTCCCAGGAGCAAAGGCCACAGAACACCACCTCTCCTAACAGCAGCGCCCCAGGATTTGAAGGAGAGTCGGCAGGCTGCCCCACACTGCCCCACAGACTCTTTCACGGCACTGCGGGACACAGCACAGTCCCTTGTGTCTGAAGTCCTGGCAAAGACAATGGCTGAAAGCTGGGAACACGGCCAACGGCCTGCAGAACTGGAGGACCTGGCACACATGGGGTGCACAGCGACCTCAACAAGAGCAGTCCAGGTCCAGACAGACATGGACAGCAGGTGGaccactgctctgccagggcGCCATCACCAGGCACGTTCAGGAAAAgcggctgctggcagagcccctgCACCAGCAAGCCCAGACGGGGCTGAGAAGCAAGGGCAGCAGAGACAGATACACATCAAACCCAGGCAGGGGAGCGGCAAGGATGAGAAAAGCCAGGGCCGGGGCAGGAAGGAAAGTGGTCCTGTGGGTTcggatgaagaggaagagattgTCATCTTCAACTCCTGGATCAACCCCAGgttccccagcctcttccaggacccacaggcctttccccaggaagagggcagctcagccaggagcgcggacagggaggctgcagcacaagaagcagaaccCCCAACAAGTGCCTCACTTGGCTCATTGGACACTGAAACATCGCCTGCTTGCCTGGCAGAGAGGCACGGCACGCCTCTCACCGCAACACAACCGTCAGAGAGCAGGCCAGCAAGTTGTCCATCAGCCCCTGCTTTTGAAGACAAGGGCTACAGAGCGCCTCCCCAGACACGTGGGGAAGAGATTGTCATCTTCAACTCCTGGATCAACCCCAGgttccccagcctcttccaggacccacaggcctttccccaggaagagggcagctcagccagcagcgtggacagggaggctgcagcagaagcagcagaacccccaaCAAGCGCCTCTCTTGGCTCACTGGAACCCACGGACACTGCGCCATCAGCTGCTCCCCTGGCAGAAGGTCCAGGGGAAGAGAGGCACAGCACGCCTCTCGGTACTGCAACAGTACCGGCGGAGAGCAGGCCGGCAAGTCCTCCATCAGCCCCTGCTTTGGAAGACGAGGGGAACAGAGCGCCTCCCCTGACATGCCGGGTTCCAGAGTCAAAGCCATCAGCCTGTCCCACTCCCAtcgagcacagcactgcagtgatg TCCTGCGCCATGCTGTAG